A genomic region of Capra hircus breed San Clemente chromosome 19, ASM170441v1, whole genome shotgun sequence contains the following coding sequences:
- the CSF3 gene encoding granulocyte colony-stimulating factor isoform X2 → MKLMALQLLLWHSALWTVQEATPLGPARSLPQSFLLKCLEQVRKIQADGAELQERLCATHKLCHPEELVLLGHSLGIPQAPLSSCSSQSLQLTSCLDQLHGGLFLYQGLLQALAGISPELAPTLDTLQLDVTDFATNIWLQMEDLGVAPAVQPTQGTMPTFTSAFQRRAGGVLVASQLQRFLGLAYRGLRYLAEP, encoded by the exons ATGAAGCTGATGG CCCTGCAGCTGCTCCTCTGGCACAGCGCGCTCTGGACGGTGCAAGAAGCCACCCCCCTTGGCCCTGCCCGTTCCCTGCCCCAGAGCTTCCTGCTCAAGTGCTTAGAGCAAGTGAGGAAAATCCAGGCTGATGGCGCCGAGCTGCAGGAGAGGCTG TGTGCCACCCACAAGCTGTGCCACCCGGAGGAGCTGGTACTGCTCGGGCACTCTCTGGGCATCCCCCAGGCTCCCCTAAGCAGCTGCTCCAGCCAGTCCCTGCAGCTG ACAAGCTGCCTAGACCAACTGCACGGCGGCCTCTTTCTctaccagggcctcctgcaggcCCTGGCGGGCATCTCCCCAGAGTTGGCTCCCACCTTGGACACACTGCAGCTGGACGTCACCGACTTTGCCACCAACATCTGGCTGCAG ATGGAGGACCTGGGGGTGGCCCCCGCTGTGCAGCCCACCCAGGGCACCATGCCGACCTTCACATCGGCCTTCCAGCGCCGAGCAGGAGGAGTCCTGGTTGCTTCCCAGCTGCAGCGTTTCCTGGGGCTGGCATACCGTGGCCTGCGCTACCTTGCCGAGCCCTGA
- the PSMD3 gene encoding 26S proteasome non-ATPase regulatory subunit 3 — MKQEGSARRRGADKAKPPPGGGEQEPPPPPAPQDVEMKEEAAAGGGSTGETAGKTAAAAAEHSQRELDTVTLEDIKEHVKQLEKAVSGKEPRFVLRALRMLPSTSRRLNHYVLYKAVHGFFTSNNATRDFLLPFLEEPMDTEADLQFRPRTGKSASAPLLPEVEAYLQLLMVIFLMNSKRYKEAQKISDDLMQKISTQNRRALDLVAAKCYYYHARVYEFLDKLDVVRSFLHARLRTATLRHDTDGQATLLNLLLRNYLHYSLYDQAEKLVSKSVFPEQANNNEWARYLYYTGRIKAIQLEYSEARRTMTNALRKAPQHTAVGFKQTVHKLLIVVELLLGEIPDRLQFRQPSLKRSLMPYFLLTQAVRTGNLAKFNQVLDQFGEKFQADGTYTLIIRLRHNVIKTGVRMISLSYSRISLADIAQKLQLDSPEDAEFIVAKAIRDGVIEASINHEKGYVQSKEMIDIYSTREPQLAFHQRISFCLDIHNMSVKAMRFPPKSYNKDLESAEERREREQQDLEFAKEMAEDDDDSFP; from the exons ATGAAGCAGGAGGGCTCGGCGCGGCGCCGCGGCGCGGACAAGGCGAAGCCGCCGCCCGGCGGAGGGGAACAAGAACCACCGCCGCCCCCGGCCCCCCAGGATGTGGAGATGAAAGAGGAGGCAGCGGCGGGTGGCGGATCAACCGGGGAGACCGCTGGCAAGACGGCGGCTGCGGCGGCTGAGCACTCCCAGCGAGAGCTGGACACCGTCACCTTGGAGG ACATCAAGGAGCACGTGAAacagctggagaaggcagtgTCAGGCAAGGAGCCTCGGTTTGTGCTGCGGGCCCTACGGATGCTGCCTTCCACGTCCCGCCGCCTCAACCACTACGTTCTGTACAAGGCTGTGCACGGCTTCTTCACTTCCAACAATGCTACTCGAGACTTCTTGCTacccttcctggaagag cccatggacacagaagccgaTTTACAGTTCCGTCCCCGAACAGGAAAATCTGCGTCGGCTCCCCTCCTGCCTGAAGTGGAAGCCTACCTCCAGCTTCTCATGGTTATCTTCCTGATGAACAGCAAGCGCTACAAAGAG GCACAGAAGATTTCTGATGATCTGATGCAGAAGATCAGCACTCAGAACCGCCGGGCCTTGGACCTTGTGGCTGCCAAGTGTTACTATTATCACGCCCGGGTCTATGAGTTCCTGGATAAGCTGGATGTGGTGCGCAG CTTCTTGCACGCTCGGCTCCGGACCGCCACACTGCGGCATGACACGGACGGGCAGGCCACACTGCTGAACCTCCTGCTGCGGAACTACCTGCACTACAGCCTGTACGACCAGGCCGAGAAGCTGGTGTCCAAGTCCGTGTTCCCCGAGCAGGCCAACAACAACGAGTGGGCAAGGTACCTCTACTACACAG GGCGCATCAAAGCCATCCAGCTGGAGTACTCAGAGGCCCGAAGAACAATGACCAACGCCCTTCGGAAGGCCCCTCAGCACACAGCTGTCGGCTTCAAACAGACG GTGCACAAGCTTCTGATTGTGGTGGAGTTGTTGCTGGGGGAGATCCCAGACCGGCTGCAGTTCCGTCAACCATCCCTCAAGCGCTCACTCATGCCCTActtccttctgacccagg CTGTCAGGACAGGAAACCTAGCCAAGTTCAACCAGGTCCTGGATCAGTTTGGGGAGAAGTTCCAAGCAGATGGGACCTACACCCTCATCATCCGACTGCGGCACAACGTCATCAAGACAG GTGTGCGCATGATCAGCCTCTCCTATTCCCGCATCTCCTTGGCGGACATCGCCCAGAAGCTGCAGCTTGATAGCCCAGAGGATGCAGAATTCATTGTCGCCAAG GCCATTCGAGATGGCGTCATTGAGGCCAGCATCAACCACGAGAAGGGCTACGTCCAGTCCAAGGAGATGATTGACATCTATTCCACCCGCGAGCCCCAGTTGGCCTTCCACCAGCGCATTTCCTTCTGTCTGGATATTCACAACATGTCTGTCAAG GCCATGAGGTTTCCTCCCAAATCCTACAACAAGGACTTGGAGTCTGCAGAG GAGCGGCGAGAGCGGGAGCAGCAGGACTTGGAGTTTGCCAAGGAGATGGCAGAAGATGACGACGACAGCTTCCCTTga
- the GSDMA gene encoding gasdermin-A, whose protein sequence is MTMFENVTRALTRQLNPRGDLTPLDSLIDFKRFHPFCLVLRKRKSTLFWGARYVRTDYTFLDILEPGSSPSDPTDSGNFGFKNMLDARVEGEVDVPKTVKVKGTAGLSQNSTLEVQTLSVAPKALETLHQERKLLAEHPFLEEMRSRGENLYVVMEVVEAVQEVTLERAGRAEGCFSLPFFAPLGLQGSVNHREAVTIPKGCVLAFRVRQLMVKGKDEWDIPHIYNDNMYTFPPGEKPEDEKFTLIQASDVGAVHEDFRTLKEEVQRETWEVEKLSPEGKSSLLSSLSKLLGKKKELQDLELTLEGALGQGHEEALEALPKNVLQSKGAMDAILYFLGALAELSEAQQKLLVKSVEKKILPVQLKLVESTMEQNFLQDKEGVFPLRPELFSSLGEEELTLTEALVGLSGLEVQRSGPQYTWDPDTLPRLCALYAGLSLLQLLTKAS, encoded by the exons ATGACCATGTTTGAAAATGTCACCCGGGCCCTGACCAGACAACTAAACCCTCGAGGGGACCTGACACCCCTGGACAGCCTCATAGACTTCAAGCGCTTCCATCCCTTCTGCCTGGTCCTGAGGAAGCGGAAGAGCACCCTCTTCTGGGGTGCCCGTTATGTCCGCACCGACTACACCTTCCTGGACATTCTCGAACCTGGCAGCTCTCCTTCAG ACCCAACAGATTCGGGGAACTTTGGCTTTAAGAATATGCTGGACGCCCGAGTGGAGGGAGAGGTGGACGTGCCAAAGACGGTCAAGGTGAAGGGGACGGCCGGCCTGTCCCAGAACAGCACCCTGGAGGTCCAGACCCTCAGTGTGGCACCCAAGGCTCTGGAGACCCTGCACCAGGAGCG GAAGCTGCTGGCAGAGCACCCGTTCCTGGAGGAGATGCGAAGTCGAGGAGAGAACCTGTACGTGGTGATGGAAGTAGTGGAGGCCGTGCAGGAGGTGACCCTGGAGAGAGCTGGCAGGGCCGAAGGCTGCTTCTCCCTCCCATTCTTTGCCCCGTTGGGGTTACAG GGATCCGTAAACCACAGGGAGGCTGTCACCATCCCCAAGGGCTGCGTCCTGGCATTTCGAGTGAGACAGCTGATGGTCAAAGGCAAAGATGAGTGGG ATATCCCACATATCTACAATGATAACATGTACACCTTCCCTCCCGGAG AAAAGCCAGAAGACGAGAAGTTCACCC ttaTCCAGGCATCTGATGTTG GGGCGGTACACGAGGACTTCAGGACCCTAAAAGAAGAGGTTCAAAGGGAGACCTGGGAAGTGGAGAAACTGAGCCCCGAAGGGAAGAGCTCCCTGCTCAGCTCCCTCAGCAAACTCCTAGGGAAGAAAAAGGAGCTACAAGACCTAGAGCTGACG CTTGAAGGAGCTCTAGGCCAAGGACATGAAGAGGCCCTGGAGGCACTCCCAAAGAACGTCCTGCAATCAAAGGGGGCTATGGACGCCATCCTCTATTTCCTTGGAGCCCTAGCAG agctaAGTGAAGCCCAACAGAAGCTGCTGGTAAAATCCGTGGAGAAAAAGATCCTACCAGTGCAGCTAAAGCTG GTGGAGAGCACAATGGAACAGAATTTCCTCCAGGATAAAGAGGGTGTATTCCCCCTGCGACCTGAGCTGTTTTCCTCCCTTGGGGAAGAGGAACTGACCCTCACAGAGGCCCTAGTGGGGCTGAGTGGCCTGGAAGTGCAGAGATCCGGCCCCCAGTACACGTGGGACCCAGACACCCTCCCCCGCCTCTGCGCCCTATATGCTGGCCTCTCCCTCCTGCAGCTACTGACCAAGGCCTCCTAA
- the CSF3 gene encoding granulocyte colony-stimulating factor isoform X1, with translation MKLMGECLGPGRGELWQRAGVPGLPERSALLLSPCLLPALQLLLWHSALWTVQEATPLGPARSLPQSFLLKCLEQVRKIQADGAELQERLCATHKLCHPEELVLLGHSLGIPQAPLSSCSSQSLQLTSCLDQLHGGLFLYQGLLQALAGISPELAPTLDTLQLDVTDFATNIWLQMEDLGVAPAVQPTQGTMPTFTSAFQRRAGGVLVASQLQRFLGLAYRGLRYLAEP, from the exons ATGAAGCTGATGGGTGAGTGTCTGGGTCCTGGGAGGGGAGAGCTGTGGCAGCGGGCAGGGGTGCCTGGGCTTCCAGAAAGGTCTGCACTTCTCCTGAGCCCCTGTCTGCTCCCAGCCCTGCAGCTGCTCCTCTGGCACAGCGCGCTCTGGACGGTGCAAGAAGCCACCCCCCTTGGCCCTGCCCGTTCCCTGCCCCAGAGCTTCCTGCTCAAGTGCTTAGAGCAAGTGAGGAAAATCCAGGCTGATGGCGCCGAGCTGCAGGAGAGGCTG TGTGCCACCCACAAGCTGTGCCACCCGGAGGAGCTGGTACTGCTCGGGCACTCTCTGGGCATCCCCCAGGCTCCCCTAAGCAGCTGCTCCAGCCAGTCCCTGCAGCTG ACAAGCTGCCTAGACCAACTGCACGGCGGCCTCTTTCTctaccagggcctcctgcaggcCCTGGCGGGCATCTCCCCAGAGTTGGCTCCCACCTTGGACACACTGCAGCTGGACGTCACCGACTTTGCCACCAACATCTGGCTGCAG ATGGAGGACCTGGGGGTGGCCCCCGCTGTGCAGCCCACCCAGGGCACCATGCCGACCTTCACATCGGCCTTCCAGCGCCGAGCAGGAGGAGTCCTGGTTGCTTCCCAGCTGCAGCGTTTCCTGGGGCTGGCATACCGTGGCCTGCGCTACCTTGCCGAGCCCTGA